One window from the genome of Drosophila albomicans strain 15112-1751.03 chromosome 2L, ASM965048v2, whole genome shotgun sequence encodes:
- the LOC117563310 gene encoding phosphatidylinositol 3,4,5-trisphosphate 3-phosphatase and dual-specificity protein phosphatase PTEN isoform X9, which produces MKGHRNDETEIKINSYNKQITQNHKRQTSSSETNMANTISIMSNAIRNAVSKQRIRYKEKGFNLDLTYICSNIIAMGYPAPDKIEGIWRNRYEDVLKFLDENHGDHYKIYNLCKERNYDKSKFHGRVAIYPFEDHNPPTIELIQRFCHDIESWLKADLLNVVAVHCKAGKGRTGTMICAYLVHCRFKKTADEALDWYGEKRTKDRKGVTIPSQRRYVQYYSKLIPDLRYKVTSLYVCEIRFADTNFLHNLGPLQCSIWDMQDSATEKAKAQQLKTWQLDFQQSSNLDLSSSPLLVSGDIKVELAKISSDKIICHAWMNTFFVQSSSDCETDGTNVKYMYTLNKSEIDGAHKDKDYKFSEGFKISIVFEGEKRSDCIQTEPSVNNRNNNRNSDNLPGDNDRNLNSEGSDFNSPSSSRFFERNNGPFHANDERSATRSQQLEQNGKQPVNQHTSNEV; this is translated from the exons atGAAGGGACATAGAAATGATGAAAccgaaatcaaaataaatagttataaTAAGCAAATAACTCAAAATCATAAAAGACAAACATCATCTTCAGAGACTAATATGGCAAACACAATTTCCATAATGTCCAACGCCATACGCAACGCAGTGAGCAAACAACGTATACGCTATAAGGAGAAAGGATTTAACTTGGATCTAACCT aTATTTGCTCTAATATTATTGCGATGGGATATCCTGCTCCGGATAAAATAGAAGGCATTTGGAGAAATCGCTATGAGGACGTGTTAAAGTTTTTAGATGAAAATCACGGTGATCATTACAAAATCTACAATTTGTGCAAAGAACGCAATTACGACAAAAGTAAATTTCACGGG AGAGTTGCAATTTATCCGTTTGAAGATCATAATCCTCCCACAATTGAGTTAATACAACGTTTTTGTCATGATATTGAATCTTGGCTAAAAGCTGATTTGCTCAACGTTGTCGCCGTGCACTGCAAGGCAGGCAAAGGACGAACTG GTACCATGATATGCGCATACTTGGTTCATTGTAGATTCAAGAAAACCGCTGACGAAGCACTCGATTGGTATGGTGAAAAGCGTACGAAAGATCGAAAGGGGGTTACAATTCCATCTCAACGTAGATATGTTCAGTATTATTCAAAGTTGATCCCAGATTTGCGGTATAAAGTTACAAGTCTTTAC GTCTGTGAAATTCGATTTGCGGACACGAATTTTTTGCATAATCTTGGCCCATTGCAATGCTCGATTTGGGACATGCAGGACTCCGCAACAGAAAAAGCTAAGGCACAA CAACTGAAGACGTGGCAACTTGATTTCCAGCAATCTTCTAACTTAGATTTAAGTAGCTCACCACTTTTAGTTTCTGGTGATATTAAAGTGGAACTTGCAAAAATATCATCGGATAAGATCATTTGCCACGCCTGGATGAATACATTCTTTGTGCAAAGTAGTTCTG ATTGTGAAACCGATGGAACGAACgtcaaatatatgtatactttaaaCAAGTCCGAAATCGATGGTGCCCATAAGGACAAAGATTACAAATTTTCGGAGGGCTTTAAG ATCTCGATTGTATTTGAAGGAGAGAAACGTTCCGACTGCATACAAACTGAACCCTCAGTGAATAATCGAAACAATAATCGAAACTCGGATAATTTGCCTGGTGACAATGATAGGAATCTAAACAGTGAGGGTTCTGATTTCAACTCTCCGTCCTCAAGTCGTTTCTTCGAACGTAATAATGGTCCATTTCATGCCAATGATGAGAGAAGTGCAACTCGATCTCAACAATTGGAGCAAAATGGGAAACAACCT GTGAATCAACATACCTCTAA
- the LOC117563310 gene encoding phosphatidylinositol 3,4,5-trisphosphate 3-phosphatase and dual-specificity protein phosphatase PTEN isoform X2: protein MKGHRNDETEIKINSYNKQITQNHKRQTSSSETNMANTISIMSNAIRNAVSKQRIRYKEKGFNLDLTYICSNIIAMGYPAPDKIEGIWRNRYEDVLKFLDENHGDHYKIYNLCKERNYDKSKFHGRVAIYPFEDHNPPTIELIQRFCHDIESWLKADLLNVVAVHCKAGKGRTGTMICAYLVHCRFKKTADEALDWYGEKRTKDRKGVTIPSQRRYVQYYSKLIPDLRYKVTSLYVCEIRFADTNFLHNLGPLQCSIWDMQDSATEKAKAQQLKTWQLDFQQSSNLDLSSSPLLVSGDIKVELAKISSDKIICHAWMNTFFVQSSSDCETDGTNVKYMYTLNKSEIDGAHKDKDYKFSEGFKISIVFEGEKRSDCIQTEPSVNNRNNNRNSDNLPGDNDRNLNSEGSDFNSPSSSRFFERNNGPFHANDERSATRSQQLEQNGKQPTKNQYEKSTISKCSAMPSKRKQSSSKSFLVSVNNTSSSKDIKKLHIFNHQPSVTQSSGSIKWQNDSNIQNMYDNSSDNNSPHIFDRCNIPKPTTTTSTAATARAASASDKIFEQESYITCKRLPQDFNNQGGSEEGNEDWESVTRAMDYQQILYFSVGQSKDAHIGSITVRCSSKI from the exons atGAAGGGACATAGAAATGATGAAAccgaaatcaaaataaatagttataaTAAGCAAATAACTCAAAATCATAAAAGACAAACATCATCTTCAGAGACTAATATGGCAAACACAATTTCCATAATGTCCAACGCCATACGCAACGCAGTGAGCAAACAACGTATACGCTATAAGGAGAAAGGATTTAACTTGGATCTAACCT aTATTTGCTCTAATATTATTGCGATGGGATATCCTGCTCCGGATAAAATAGAAGGCATTTGGAGAAATCGCTATGAGGACGTGTTAAAGTTTTTAGATGAAAATCACGGTGATCATTACAAAATCTACAATTTGTGCAAAGAACGCAATTACGACAAAAGTAAATTTCACGGG AGAGTTGCAATTTATCCGTTTGAAGATCATAATCCTCCCACAATTGAGTTAATACAACGTTTTTGTCATGATATTGAATCTTGGCTAAAAGCTGATTTGCTCAACGTTGTCGCCGTGCACTGCAAGGCAGGCAAAGGACGAACTG GTACCATGATATGCGCATACTTGGTTCATTGTAGATTCAAGAAAACCGCTGACGAAGCACTCGATTGGTATGGTGAAAAGCGTACGAAAGATCGAAAGGGGGTTACAATTCCATCTCAACGTAGATATGTTCAGTATTATTCAAAGTTGATCCCAGATTTGCGGTATAAAGTTACAAGTCTTTAC GTCTGTGAAATTCGATTTGCGGACACGAATTTTTTGCATAATCTTGGCCCATTGCAATGCTCGATTTGGGACATGCAGGACTCCGCAACAGAAAAAGCTAAGGCACAA CAACTGAAGACGTGGCAACTTGATTTCCAGCAATCTTCTAACTTAGATTTAAGTAGCTCACCACTTTTAGTTTCTGGTGATATTAAAGTGGAACTTGCAAAAATATCATCGGATAAGATCATTTGCCACGCCTGGATGAATACATTCTTTGTGCAAAGTAGTTCTG ATTGTGAAACCGATGGAACGAACgtcaaatatatgtatactttaaaCAAGTCCGAAATCGATGGTGCCCATAAGGACAAAGATTACAAATTTTCGGAGGGCTTTAAG ATCTCGATTGTATTTGAAGGAGAGAAACGTTCCGACTGCATACAAACTGAACCCTCAGTGAATAATCGAAACAATAATCGAAACTCGGATAATTTGCCTGGTGACAATGATAGGAATCTAAACAGTGAGGGTTCTGATTTCAACTCTCCGTCCTCAAGTCGTTTCTTCGAACGTAATAATGGTCCATTTCATGCCAATGATGAGAGAAGTGCAACTCGATCTCAACAATTGGAGCAAAATGGGAAACAACCT ACAAAAAATCAATATGAAAAATCAACCATCTCAAAATGTTCTGCGATGCCATCGAAACGCAAACAGTCTTCATCCAAATCGTTCTTAGTAAGCGTTAATAATACCTCATCAAGCAAGGACATCAAAAAGCTGCATATTTTCAACCACCAACCGTCCGTTACACAATCCTCCGGTTCAATCAAGTGGCAAAACGATTCCAATATTCAAAACATGTATGACAACTCCTCAGATAATAATAGTCCACACATATTCGATCGTTGCAATATTCCTAAGCCTACTACTACTACATCTACTGCTGCTACAGCTAGagctgcatctgcatctgatAAGATCTTCGAACAAGAGTCATACATTACTTGTAAGCGATTGCCGCAAGATTTTAATAACCAGGGTGGTAGTGAAGAAGGCAATGAGGATTGGGAATCCG TGACTAGAGCTATGGACTATCAACAGATACT ATACTTCAGCGTTGGCCAATCAAAGGATGCTCATATAGGGTCAATTACAGTACGGTGTTCTTCGAAAATATG A
- the LOC117563310 gene encoding phosphatidylinositol 3,4,5-trisphosphate 3-phosphatase and dual-specificity protein phosphatase PTEN isoform X4: MKGHRNDETEIKINSYNKQITQNHKRQTSSSETNMANTISIMSNAIRNAVSKQRIRYKEKGFNLDLTYICSNIIAMGYPAPDKIEGIWRNRYEDVLKFLDENHGDHYKIYNLCKERNYDKSKFHGRVAIYPFEDHNPPTIELIQRFCHDIESWLKADLLNVVAVHCKAGKGRTGTMICAYLVHCRFKKTADEALDWYGEKRTKDRKGVTIPSQRRYVQYYSKLIPDLRYKVTSLYVCEIRFADTNFLHNLGPLQCSIWDMQDSATEKAKAQQLKTWQLDFQQSSNLDLSSSPLLVSGDIKVELAKISSDKIICHAWMNTFFVQSSSDCETDGTNVKYMYTLNKSEIDGAHKDKDYKFSEGFKISIVFEGEKRSDCIQTEPSVNNRNNNRNSDNLPGDNDRNLNSEGSDFNSPSSSRFFERNNGPFHANDERSATRSQQLEQNGKQPTKNQYEKSTISKCSAMPSKRKQSSSKSFLVSVNNTSSSKDIKKLHIFNHQPSVTQSSGSIKWQNDSNIQNMYDNSSDNNSPHIFDRCNIPKPTTTTSTAATARAASASDKIFEQESYITCKRLPQDFNNQGGSEEGNEDWESGNIFVETNQI; the protein is encoded by the exons atGAAGGGACATAGAAATGATGAAAccgaaatcaaaataaatagttataaTAAGCAAATAACTCAAAATCATAAAAGACAAACATCATCTTCAGAGACTAATATGGCAAACACAATTTCCATAATGTCCAACGCCATACGCAACGCAGTGAGCAAACAACGTATACGCTATAAGGAGAAAGGATTTAACTTGGATCTAACCT aTATTTGCTCTAATATTATTGCGATGGGATATCCTGCTCCGGATAAAATAGAAGGCATTTGGAGAAATCGCTATGAGGACGTGTTAAAGTTTTTAGATGAAAATCACGGTGATCATTACAAAATCTACAATTTGTGCAAAGAACGCAATTACGACAAAAGTAAATTTCACGGG AGAGTTGCAATTTATCCGTTTGAAGATCATAATCCTCCCACAATTGAGTTAATACAACGTTTTTGTCATGATATTGAATCTTGGCTAAAAGCTGATTTGCTCAACGTTGTCGCCGTGCACTGCAAGGCAGGCAAAGGACGAACTG GTACCATGATATGCGCATACTTGGTTCATTGTAGATTCAAGAAAACCGCTGACGAAGCACTCGATTGGTATGGTGAAAAGCGTACGAAAGATCGAAAGGGGGTTACAATTCCATCTCAACGTAGATATGTTCAGTATTATTCAAAGTTGATCCCAGATTTGCGGTATAAAGTTACAAGTCTTTAC GTCTGTGAAATTCGATTTGCGGACACGAATTTTTTGCATAATCTTGGCCCATTGCAATGCTCGATTTGGGACATGCAGGACTCCGCAACAGAAAAAGCTAAGGCACAA CAACTGAAGACGTGGCAACTTGATTTCCAGCAATCTTCTAACTTAGATTTAAGTAGCTCACCACTTTTAGTTTCTGGTGATATTAAAGTGGAACTTGCAAAAATATCATCGGATAAGATCATTTGCCACGCCTGGATGAATACATTCTTTGTGCAAAGTAGTTCTG ATTGTGAAACCGATGGAACGAACgtcaaatatatgtatactttaaaCAAGTCCGAAATCGATGGTGCCCATAAGGACAAAGATTACAAATTTTCGGAGGGCTTTAAG ATCTCGATTGTATTTGAAGGAGAGAAACGTTCCGACTGCATACAAACTGAACCCTCAGTGAATAATCGAAACAATAATCGAAACTCGGATAATTTGCCTGGTGACAATGATAGGAATCTAAACAGTGAGGGTTCTGATTTCAACTCTCCGTCCTCAAGTCGTTTCTTCGAACGTAATAATGGTCCATTTCATGCCAATGATGAGAGAAGTGCAACTCGATCTCAACAATTGGAGCAAAATGGGAAACAACCT ACAAAAAATCAATATGAAAAATCAACCATCTCAAAATGTTCTGCGATGCCATCGAAACGCAAACAGTCTTCATCCAAATCGTTCTTAGTAAGCGTTAATAATACCTCATCAAGCAAGGACATCAAAAAGCTGCATATTTTCAACCACCAACCGTCCGTTACACAATCCTCCGGTTCAATCAAGTGGCAAAACGATTCCAATATTCAAAACATGTATGACAACTCCTCAGATAATAATAGTCCACACATATTCGATCGTTGCAATATTCCTAAGCCTACTACTACTACATCTACTGCTGCTACAGCTAGagctgcatctgcatctgatAAGATCTTCGAACAAGAGTCATACATTACTTGTAAGCGATTGCCGCAAGATTTTAATAACCAGGGTGGTAGTGAAGAAGGCAATGAGGATTGGGAATCCG gAAATATATTTGTCGAAACCAACCAGATTTGA
- the LOC117563310 gene encoding phosphatidylinositol 3,4,5-trisphosphate 3-phosphatase and dual-specificity protein phosphatase PTEN isoform X7, whose translation MKGHRNDETEIKINSYNKQITQNHKRQTSSSETNMANTISIMSNAIRNAVSKQRIRYKEKGFNLDLTYICSNIIAMGYPAPDKIEGIWRNRYEDVLKFLDENHGDHYKIYNLCKERNYDKSKFHGRVAIYPFEDHNPPTIELIQRFCHDIESWLKADLLNVVAVHCKAGKGRTGTMICAYLVHCRFKKTADEALDWYGEKRTKDRKGVTIPSQRRYVQYYSKLIPDLRYKVTSLYVCEIRFADTNFLHNLGPLQCSIWDMQDSATEKAKAQQLKTWQLDFQQSSNLDLSSSPLLVSGDIKVELAKISSDKIICHAWMNTFFVQSSSDCETDGTNVKYMYTLNKSEIDGAHKDKDYKFSEGFKISIVFEGEKRSDCIQTEPSVNNRNNNRNSDNLPGDNDRNLNSEGSDFNSPSSSRFFERNNGPFHANDERSATRSQQLEQNGKQPEIYLSKPTRFDYFLYSYQRNAWSKEILKRNKLKLKQKRQAKRFCF comes from the exons atGAAGGGACATAGAAATGATGAAAccgaaatcaaaataaatagttataaTAAGCAAATAACTCAAAATCATAAAAGACAAACATCATCTTCAGAGACTAATATGGCAAACACAATTTCCATAATGTCCAACGCCATACGCAACGCAGTGAGCAAACAACGTATACGCTATAAGGAGAAAGGATTTAACTTGGATCTAACCT aTATTTGCTCTAATATTATTGCGATGGGATATCCTGCTCCGGATAAAATAGAAGGCATTTGGAGAAATCGCTATGAGGACGTGTTAAAGTTTTTAGATGAAAATCACGGTGATCATTACAAAATCTACAATTTGTGCAAAGAACGCAATTACGACAAAAGTAAATTTCACGGG AGAGTTGCAATTTATCCGTTTGAAGATCATAATCCTCCCACAATTGAGTTAATACAACGTTTTTGTCATGATATTGAATCTTGGCTAAAAGCTGATTTGCTCAACGTTGTCGCCGTGCACTGCAAGGCAGGCAAAGGACGAACTG GTACCATGATATGCGCATACTTGGTTCATTGTAGATTCAAGAAAACCGCTGACGAAGCACTCGATTGGTATGGTGAAAAGCGTACGAAAGATCGAAAGGGGGTTACAATTCCATCTCAACGTAGATATGTTCAGTATTATTCAAAGTTGATCCCAGATTTGCGGTATAAAGTTACAAGTCTTTAC GTCTGTGAAATTCGATTTGCGGACACGAATTTTTTGCATAATCTTGGCCCATTGCAATGCTCGATTTGGGACATGCAGGACTCCGCAACAGAAAAAGCTAAGGCACAA CAACTGAAGACGTGGCAACTTGATTTCCAGCAATCTTCTAACTTAGATTTAAGTAGCTCACCACTTTTAGTTTCTGGTGATATTAAAGTGGAACTTGCAAAAATATCATCGGATAAGATCATTTGCCACGCCTGGATGAATACATTCTTTGTGCAAAGTAGTTCTG ATTGTGAAACCGATGGAACGAACgtcaaatatatgtatactttaaaCAAGTCCGAAATCGATGGTGCCCATAAGGACAAAGATTACAAATTTTCGGAGGGCTTTAAG ATCTCGATTGTATTTGAAGGAGAGAAACGTTCCGACTGCATACAAACTGAACCCTCAGTGAATAATCGAAACAATAATCGAAACTCGGATAATTTGCCTGGTGACAATGATAGGAATCTAAACAGTGAGGGTTCTGATTTCAACTCTCCGTCCTCAAGTCGTTTCTTCGAACGTAATAATGGTCCATTTCATGCCAATGATGAGAGAAGTGCAACTCGATCTCAACAATTGGAGCAAAATGGGAAACAACCT gAAATATATTTGTCGAAACCAACCAGATTTGATTATTTCTTGTACAGCTACCAAAGGAACGCTTGGTCgaaagaaattttgaaaagaaacaaactgaaactgaaacagaaacgGCAAGCGAAAAGATTTTGTTTctga
- the LOC117563310 gene encoding phosphatidylinositol 3,4,5-trisphosphate 3-phosphatase and dual-specificity protein phosphatase PTEN isoform X1, whose translation MKGHRNDETEIKINSYNKQITQNHKRQTSSSETNMANTISIMSNAIRNAVSKQRIRYKEKGFNLDLTYICSNIIAMGYPAPDKIEGIWRNRYEDVLKFLDENHGDHYKIYNLCKERNYDKSKFHGRVAIYPFEDHNPPTIELIQRFCHDIESWLKADLLNVVAVHCKAGKGRTGTMICAYLVHCRFKKTADEALDWYGEKRTKDRKGVTIPSQRRYVQYYSKLIPDLRYKVTSLYVCEIRFADTNFLHNLGPLQCSIWDMQDSATEKAKAQQLKTWQLDFQQSSNLDLSSSPLLVSGDIKVELAKISSDKIICHAWMNTFFVQSSSDCETDGTNVKYMYTLNKSEIDGAHKDKDYKFSEGFKISIVFEGEKRSDCIQTEPSVNNRNNNRNSDNLPGDNDRNLNSEGSDFNSPSSSRFFERNNGPFHANDERSATRSQQLEQNGKQPTKNQYEKSTISKCSAMPSKRKQSSSKSFLVSVNNTSSSKDIKKLHIFNHQPSVTQSSGSIKWQNDSNIQNMYDNSSDNNSPHIFDRCNIPKPTTTTSTAATARAASASDKIFEQESYITCKRLPQDFNNQGGSEEGNEDWESVTRAMDYQQILYFSVGQSKDAHIGSITVRCSSKIWKYICRNQPDLIISCTATKGTLGRKKF comes from the exons atGAAGGGACATAGAAATGATGAAAccgaaatcaaaataaatagttataaTAAGCAAATAACTCAAAATCATAAAAGACAAACATCATCTTCAGAGACTAATATGGCAAACACAATTTCCATAATGTCCAACGCCATACGCAACGCAGTGAGCAAACAACGTATACGCTATAAGGAGAAAGGATTTAACTTGGATCTAACCT aTATTTGCTCTAATATTATTGCGATGGGATATCCTGCTCCGGATAAAATAGAAGGCATTTGGAGAAATCGCTATGAGGACGTGTTAAAGTTTTTAGATGAAAATCACGGTGATCATTACAAAATCTACAATTTGTGCAAAGAACGCAATTACGACAAAAGTAAATTTCACGGG AGAGTTGCAATTTATCCGTTTGAAGATCATAATCCTCCCACAATTGAGTTAATACAACGTTTTTGTCATGATATTGAATCTTGGCTAAAAGCTGATTTGCTCAACGTTGTCGCCGTGCACTGCAAGGCAGGCAAAGGACGAACTG GTACCATGATATGCGCATACTTGGTTCATTGTAGATTCAAGAAAACCGCTGACGAAGCACTCGATTGGTATGGTGAAAAGCGTACGAAAGATCGAAAGGGGGTTACAATTCCATCTCAACGTAGATATGTTCAGTATTATTCAAAGTTGATCCCAGATTTGCGGTATAAAGTTACAAGTCTTTAC GTCTGTGAAATTCGATTTGCGGACACGAATTTTTTGCATAATCTTGGCCCATTGCAATGCTCGATTTGGGACATGCAGGACTCCGCAACAGAAAAAGCTAAGGCACAA CAACTGAAGACGTGGCAACTTGATTTCCAGCAATCTTCTAACTTAGATTTAAGTAGCTCACCACTTTTAGTTTCTGGTGATATTAAAGTGGAACTTGCAAAAATATCATCGGATAAGATCATTTGCCACGCCTGGATGAATACATTCTTTGTGCAAAGTAGTTCTG ATTGTGAAACCGATGGAACGAACgtcaaatatatgtatactttaaaCAAGTCCGAAATCGATGGTGCCCATAAGGACAAAGATTACAAATTTTCGGAGGGCTTTAAG ATCTCGATTGTATTTGAAGGAGAGAAACGTTCCGACTGCATACAAACTGAACCCTCAGTGAATAATCGAAACAATAATCGAAACTCGGATAATTTGCCTGGTGACAATGATAGGAATCTAAACAGTGAGGGTTCTGATTTCAACTCTCCGTCCTCAAGTCGTTTCTTCGAACGTAATAATGGTCCATTTCATGCCAATGATGAGAGAAGTGCAACTCGATCTCAACAATTGGAGCAAAATGGGAAACAACCT ACAAAAAATCAATATGAAAAATCAACCATCTCAAAATGTTCTGCGATGCCATCGAAACGCAAACAGTCTTCATCCAAATCGTTCTTAGTAAGCGTTAATAATACCTCATCAAGCAAGGACATCAAAAAGCTGCATATTTTCAACCACCAACCGTCCGTTACACAATCCTCCGGTTCAATCAAGTGGCAAAACGATTCCAATATTCAAAACATGTATGACAACTCCTCAGATAATAATAGTCCACACATATTCGATCGTTGCAATATTCCTAAGCCTACTACTACTACATCTACTGCTGCTACAGCTAGagctgcatctgcatctgatAAGATCTTCGAACAAGAGTCATACATTACTTGTAAGCGATTGCCGCAAGATTTTAATAACCAGGGTGGTAGTGAAGAAGGCAATGAGGATTGGGAATCCG TGACTAGAGCTATGGACTATCAACAGATACT ATACTTCAGCGTTGGCCAATCAAAGGATGCTCATATAGGGTCAATTACAGTACGGTGTTCTTCGAAAATATG gAAATATATTTGTCGAAACCAACCAGATTTGATTATTTCTTGTACAGCTACCAAAGGAACGCTTGGTCgaaagaaattttga
- the LOC117563310 gene encoding phosphatidylinositol 3,4,5-trisphosphate 3-phosphatase and dual-specificity protein phosphatase PTEN isoform X6, with product MKGHRNDETEIKINSYNKQITQNHKRQTSSSETNMANTISIMSNAIRNAVSKQRIRYKEKGFNLDLTYICSNIIAMGYPAPDKIEGIWRNRYEDVLKFLDENHGDHYKIYNLCKERNYDKSKFHGRVAIYPFEDHNPPTIELIQRFCHDIESWLKADLLNVVAVHCKAGKGRTGTMICAYLVHCRFKKTADEALDWYGEKRTKDRKGVTIPSQRRYVQYYSKLIPDLRYKVTSLYVCEIRFADTNFLHNLGPLQCSIWDMQDSATEKAKAQQLKTWQLDFQQSSNLDLSSSPLLVSGDIKVELAKISSDKIICHAWMNTFFVQSSSDCETDGTNVKYMYTLNKSEIDGAHKDKDYKFSEGFKISIVFEGEKRSDCIQTEPSVNNRNNNRNSDNLPGDNDRNLNSEGSDFNSPSSSRFFERNNGPFHANDERSATRSQQLEQNGKQPTKNQYEKSTISKCSAMPSKRKQSSSKSFLVSVNNTSSSKDIKKLHIFNHQPSVTQSSGSIKWQNDSNIQNMYDNSSDNNSPHIFDRCNIPKPTTTTSTAATARAASASDKIFEQESYITCKRLPQDFNNQGGSEEGNEDWESGESTYL from the exons atGAAGGGACATAGAAATGATGAAAccgaaatcaaaataaatagttataaTAAGCAAATAACTCAAAATCATAAAAGACAAACATCATCTTCAGAGACTAATATGGCAAACACAATTTCCATAATGTCCAACGCCATACGCAACGCAGTGAGCAAACAACGTATACGCTATAAGGAGAAAGGATTTAACTTGGATCTAACCT aTATTTGCTCTAATATTATTGCGATGGGATATCCTGCTCCGGATAAAATAGAAGGCATTTGGAGAAATCGCTATGAGGACGTGTTAAAGTTTTTAGATGAAAATCACGGTGATCATTACAAAATCTACAATTTGTGCAAAGAACGCAATTACGACAAAAGTAAATTTCACGGG AGAGTTGCAATTTATCCGTTTGAAGATCATAATCCTCCCACAATTGAGTTAATACAACGTTTTTGTCATGATATTGAATCTTGGCTAAAAGCTGATTTGCTCAACGTTGTCGCCGTGCACTGCAAGGCAGGCAAAGGACGAACTG GTACCATGATATGCGCATACTTGGTTCATTGTAGATTCAAGAAAACCGCTGACGAAGCACTCGATTGGTATGGTGAAAAGCGTACGAAAGATCGAAAGGGGGTTACAATTCCATCTCAACGTAGATATGTTCAGTATTATTCAAAGTTGATCCCAGATTTGCGGTATAAAGTTACAAGTCTTTAC GTCTGTGAAATTCGATTTGCGGACACGAATTTTTTGCATAATCTTGGCCCATTGCAATGCTCGATTTGGGACATGCAGGACTCCGCAACAGAAAAAGCTAAGGCACAA CAACTGAAGACGTGGCAACTTGATTTCCAGCAATCTTCTAACTTAGATTTAAGTAGCTCACCACTTTTAGTTTCTGGTGATATTAAAGTGGAACTTGCAAAAATATCATCGGATAAGATCATTTGCCACGCCTGGATGAATACATTCTTTGTGCAAAGTAGTTCTG ATTGTGAAACCGATGGAACGAACgtcaaatatatgtatactttaaaCAAGTCCGAAATCGATGGTGCCCATAAGGACAAAGATTACAAATTTTCGGAGGGCTTTAAG ATCTCGATTGTATTTGAAGGAGAGAAACGTTCCGACTGCATACAAACTGAACCCTCAGTGAATAATCGAAACAATAATCGAAACTCGGATAATTTGCCTGGTGACAATGATAGGAATCTAAACAGTGAGGGTTCTGATTTCAACTCTCCGTCCTCAAGTCGTTTCTTCGAACGTAATAATGGTCCATTTCATGCCAATGATGAGAGAAGTGCAACTCGATCTCAACAATTGGAGCAAAATGGGAAACAACCT ACAAAAAATCAATATGAAAAATCAACCATCTCAAAATGTTCTGCGATGCCATCGAAACGCAAACAGTCTTCATCCAAATCGTTCTTAGTAAGCGTTAATAATACCTCATCAAGCAAGGACATCAAAAAGCTGCATATTTTCAACCACCAACCGTCCGTTACACAATCCTCCGGTTCAATCAAGTGGCAAAACGATTCCAATATTCAAAACATGTATGACAACTCCTCAGATAATAATAGTCCACACATATTCGATCGTTGCAATATTCCTAAGCCTACTACTACTACATCTACTGCTGCTACAGCTAGagctgcatctgcatctgatAAGATCTTCGAACAAGAGTCATACATTACTTGTAAGCGATTGCCGCAAGATTTTAATAACCAGGGTGGTAGTGAAGAAGGCAATGAGGATTGGGAATCCG GTGAATCAACATACCTCTAA